One region of Macadamia integrifolia cultivar HAES 741 chromosome 11, SCU_Mint_v3, whole genome shotgun sequence genomic DNA includes:
- the LOC122093034 gene encoding uncharacterized protein LOC122093034: MRTEVVGFDSFKELFEEDDDFNDIWEKCTSRQPITEYHFHDGFLFKGNRLCIPVSSLHEKLIQDLHRGGLSGHMGRDKTIASMEERYYWPRLKRDVGNLVQKCDVSSSKGTDTEYWFILAPPYSRCNLGGLVHGLCARTSSNSART, encoded by the coding sequence ATGCGGACCGAAGTGGTAGGTTTTGATTCCTTCAAGGAATTGtttgaagaggatgatgacttCAATGACATATGGGAGAAGTGCACCTCAAGGCAACCCATAACCGAATATCATTTTCATGATGGTTTCCTGTTCAAAGGGAACCGATTGTGCATCCCTGTGAGTTCGTTGCACGAAAAGCTAATTCAAGACTTGCACAGAGGTGGCCTTAGTGGTCACATGGGGCGCGATAAGACCATTGCTAGCATGGAAGAGCGCTATTACTGGCCACGATTGAAGCGGGATGTGGGAAACCTAGTTCAAAAATGTGATGTGTCAAGTAGCAAAGGGACAGACACAGAATACTGGTTTATACTTGCCCCTCCCTATTCCAGATGCAATTTGGGAGGACTTGTCCATGGACTTTGTGCTCGGACTTCCTCGAACTCAGCGAGGACTTGA